Within Canis aureus isolate CA01 chromosome 34, VMU_Caureus_v.1.0, whole genome shotgun sequence, the genomic segment TTGGTATAAACTTTACCAAAATGTGGAAAATCATCTACCTCTGTTTATCTTCTTTACTAAAAATaagtgagtttaaaaaaaatcatgaaaacaatTTGATGATCCAGAACTCTGTCACTGCATTATAAATTCCTGACTAGGCAAAAATTAGAAGCTGACTACAGAAGTAGATTACTTTAAATTTGAGGCAGTGTCAAATTGAAGTTTCTGGGATTTTTTGGAGGActtataaaatgggagaaaaaaaaaagaggaatcttGTTTTGCTCTTAGGATAGAGCCAGATCTCAAAGGACAAAAAGATACagcaattttttaataatttgttcctTCCAACTTATGGGGGCTCCATTTCCAGAGTcagaaaacccttaaaaaaagtagaggcagagaagagaaacatcTGAAGTCTGTTAAATTCATGAAAGTGAAAATACTGGTTTAGAAAGCTTACTATGGAATTAgaacaatgtttttaaagagattatttaaaagtcTTGCCTACtggggtgcgcctgggtggctcagttggttaagcttaggttttagctcaggttgtgatcttgggatcatgagcttgagccccatgttgggcttcacactcagcaggaagtctgctagagattctttcTGCTACCGCCTGCCCCccaaataaatccttaaaaaaaaaaaatcaccttgctTGTTATTCATAACCTTTGTATTGGAGAGCACAGAGGCTCTATTGAATTTTTGGCGGGGTAGAAATAAATACCAGCAACACAGGTGACCATGAAGTATAAATCCAAGATCAAAACAATGATGCTGGGAGCCATgatataagcaaataaaaaaatatgtacttattAATATATTGTTGCTCTTCTAGCCTTCATAGAGAATTATTTGTGTGCAGAAAAGTTAGAAGAAAAAGTAATTCTTCTGATAAAGTTTTAGAGGGCccttaaacatatataaaaacacCCTGTTCTATGTTGGCTCTTCCTTTGGCCACTAACACTGGAgaaatatgtacatgtgtatgtatgtggggGGAGGTAGACATATCacagttgaatgaataaatgaagccCACAGAGGAACGCAATGCGTAGCTCAATTAGCAAAGAAAGAGATATGCCTGCCTGTCATTCTTATTCAGAAGGCAGTTCTATGTTGAAATACAGCaaaatacaagaataaaaaataccaaCCACCAATCAACCAGCTGTGTGAGTACCACAAAAGCAAGCATCAATCAGTCTGCTATCACAGACAGAAGTTCTGTCTTGCTTAGGCAATGAAGAGGAATTCTTCATTTTCCAGTCTTGCTGGTAATATGCGCAGGGATGGAAGCCTCAAATTTAAATCTAAAAGACTAGCAACTGAAGGCCTgagatattaaaataaatctacaaattcataaaagattcttttcaattacTAGAAAGGAAGGTGTTCAACAACctaataaataaatgtctcttgTGTTTATATAAAGGACTACTAAGGTGAAAGCACACCAAAAAACATACTTACTTACAGGCCTGCCTGCAGACTACACAGAAATAGTTGGCTTCATTTTTCCTATTCTGTATCTTGCTTTGGCTTTACTAGCTAGGTCATACAGTTCCTTGCTTGTAGTTGTAAGAATCTTCTACCTTTTTTCATTGAaaactctcataaaaaaaaacaaaaattcaagaacaatacaagaaagaaaacagacaagagATAAAACACATTCAGAGCTCTGTCTCATCCCCATGAAATAGGAACTGAACATTGCTAAATGCCTATTACATGTTAGACACTGTGTTAAGCACTTTTCTATGTATTTCCTTCATTAGCCTTAACTGCTATTTTTATGCTCACTAATGCCAAACATGAAAATGCTCGAATTTAAAAGCCAAGCTTTTAGAGGCAAAGTTTTCTAACTCATTTCATATTACACTGAAAGAAAACATCATGAAAGAGCAAGAATGAACAGCGAGTCCATCCCAGATTTCTGAGGCTAGCATTTGATATATGAATTTACTGTATGTAATATCTCTTAAGACCACTAGGTCTCCTCAAAGAAACTGAAGAACCAGAGAAGGTCTCTAAACTCTGTCTCATGATAAACTATTCAAAATGTCAACATCTAGAATAAGGCAAAtcgaaacatgaaaaaaatacagcTTAAAAATTTAACCTCATTTAAATAGAATAGTCTGATAGTCTGATGATGCAGCTTTGCCAACTACAATGCAATACTGCAGAATGGCTACACAGCAAAGTCAAGGCTTCTTACATTTAATATGGGGTCAAATGAACCTATGAGGCCTATCACAAGAAGTAACATTCCCTTCATGGATTTGCCTTGAGACTTTCACTGAAGCAGGACAATGTCACATTTATCTGGAATTGCTAAAGGATCACAAAGCACTTTATATTATAGGGGCTTTTTCAAATAACCGAAGGttattaaaagcaaaactatttatttattgtggaaaacaaaaatatatattcacccATGCCTTTACACaatatttccttaatgatttaAGTTTGTTATGTATAGCCTTATTGTATATcagttttttgtcttttctcattttccgTCGCTCTGTAAGCCACTGCAGCCTTTAAAAGCTCTTCCAAGAGCAAATGTATGGCCTTGTGTTGGGCTATACACAACTATGTAAGACATATGAGAAATACTCAGGCGCTTTTTCCCCAACTCATTTCAGAGTAAACAGTTCTGTGCTTGGAAAGCCTGAAGTGAGAAGACTGGTCTTTGGTTTTGTGTGGGGTTAACATATTTATCAGCACACTtttatgaaaactacaaaacccaGTGGCTAACTCATGTTCAGCATAACTTCTTATCAGGTTTGATCTATCAGTGAATCATTCTAAGCTATTAGAAAGCTTTTCATCTTTTCCATGCAGAATTAGAGCACCACCTTGTGTCAGAAACCCAAGGAAATGAGCAAACATCTGTTTTTAGATACCTTCGTTGTCCAAAGTTTTACTGTCCAGTCAAATGATGAAGTGACAAAAAGATGTGAGAAGTCCACTGCTCCAACAGCTGCATGACAATGGATACCAGTGATTGGTCCTTGATGTCCCTCAAACATCTCACTGATTCCAGCTTTGCtatttcataaaagtgaaaatattaggGAAATCTCTTGGAAGTGGACTgcttacaaatacattttattaaggattatatatcacattttgaCAGAATTTCAACAAACCTAACTCTGCTTAGAACACATCAGAGtaacttatgttttttttttaagagtttatttatttattcatgagagatacagggggagagagagagagagagagagagagagagaggcagagacacaggcagagggagaagcaggctccatgtagggagcccaacgtgggacttgatcccatgtctccaggatcacaccctgggctaaaggtagcactaaaccgctgagccacccaggctgcctcagaGTAACTTATGTTGAGTGTTACTCAATCCAGACTTGGTAACACTACTAAagcattaagtacattttgaACCATAAACATGCTGTTGGCAACAAAACTCACAAGTCCAATTATCTGAGATGATGGAACAGAGACGAAGAGAGACTATATGCAAGAGAGAAAATCCAGGCTACTACTTTTATATCAAaagctttggggatccctggatggctcagcggttgagcatctgcctttggcccagggcgtgatcctagagtcccaggatcgagtcccacatcaggctccctgcatggagcctgcttctccctctgcctgtgtctctgcctctctctctctctctctctctctctgtctctcatgaataaataaataaaatcttaaaaaaaaaaaaaaaaaagctttgaagcTGATTTGTATTTGAGATGAAATCTGGaccctccagttttttttttaaggaaagaattgGTAAGGTACAGCTAGACAATTTCAAAACAGACTGAACAGCAGGAGAAATACTAGTCAATTTAAAATGTGTACGTGACATTACTACACAATTATCAGGAAGATGAACTAAAGCTCAAGgttcaaataaatcaaaatggaaaatcaGGCTGAAAATCTTATTTACAACTTTACGGGTCAGTATGTGGCATGTGCATATTGTATCTGCAATTGCTGAAAGCTACTTCCTACCACTAACttctgtgtgtacatgcacacacacaaaaccacaaCACACCACACTTAAGATCCAGAACATATCATGACCCAAATaatcttttgctttaaaaagtatttaagttttaattttatatacctGAACTCAAATACAATTTGTCAAAAATAATGAGTGGCTCTATGACAAATTTCTACTTAAACAAGGGGCATTTGTTTTAATGAGATtattaaaaggagaaatttaaataattgcaAATTCCAGTTTAGATTTACCTGCCATGGCGGCATGCTGTGTACACAGAACCTTCCTCACTCCCAACAACAAAGTTGTTGACATCTCCAACAGGGAAGGACATAGATGTCACAGCTACTGCCTTTGACTGTTTATGAACCAATTCCATGCTATCCTACgtagaaaaaaattgaggaaattatttacaagcttgcaacttttaattttctaagaaacatttctaattttaattggtttatgaacaattcttttattatataatacttATACAAATTTACTTTCATTAAATGAAGCAGGtttgaaaataaagtatatacaCAATAAACTATATCTAATACACGTTTTGGCTTATAAACTGTTATTAATTAAAATAcgattataaaacatttatgaaaaatataagcTGGGAATTacatagactttaaaaataacacttgATTTAAAAGTTCAGTTTTCCAAGTTTAACCTACCTGTGGATGGGAAAGCATGTCCAGACTCCATGAACAAATTTTTCCATCAGTAGATATGCTAATCAAATTGTGAGCATTTTGTGTTCCAACAACATTTACACAATATACAGGATGCTAAAGAAAGAGATGTTAAAAGAAGTTTTCTTGGGTTATTTTACCAAAAAATGGAACCATTTGTACACCATAATCACAGGTATTCTGTTTCACATTAAAACAGTTTCATATCTTgatgatatttttaatgtgaagTTTGATGCTATTTTGTTGATTAATAAAAGGTTGTCTCAGAAGATAGAtgagttttaaataaaacagatttccaaaaatacaaaaaaaaaaaaaaaaaaggccttcatTCTTAGAGGCTGATGAGGAATTCATACATCAAAGGAAACACATTCTGAGACTACTCTGATGGACACTACTAAGTATTTAATGGTGAAGCAGCGCAGAAGTCTAATGGAAATAACCTCTTTACTTACTGTGTGTGCAGCAGCTGACAGCGGAGTTCTCTGCACTGGAGTTCTTTTATTGCTACGGTTATCCCACAGCACAATTTGGCCTGAATATGTACCACCAACAACCAGATTTGGATGAAATTTTGCAAATGTAGCAGACATCACAGCAGACtgcaaataaagatttttatactTAAGGTTCAAATGGAAGAAGCCCgagaagttataaaaataaatctatatacaAGCATTTCCCCTTTTATTGTAAGAGTTTAAAGGttataaaaagaagtaaatgactttgtttaaaaatttcattttatttcagaatagaaaaatataccatTAGAATAGTTTTGGCTTAAAAGTCAAATGTAGTGATTGTTTATgtaaaatgtattcaatttataaagaaagcaaaaattatttcaatttgattACAGTATTAAATCAAAAGACAACTGGCTCTAACAGTAATCTGACAACAGAGAATAAGCTAGTTTTGATtcagttaagcattttttcagaATTATGATTATTAAAAGATTATAACTTATGCAACCAGAATAGGCTTGCAAATTTTAACCTTACACTAAACccactttaaaaatcagcatctGTTTCCTACTTCATACATATGTTTCTATTTAAAACTATCTAGTTCCAACTCCTCAGGCCATGTATAAGTAATTCAGTGGGCCAACCGTCTAATTGTATATTCAGCAAATAAGTTCATGAGAAAGTCCCTGTAGAAAAGGCATTTTATAAAAGATTCCTTTTATATAATCAATCACAATAACAGAAAATCACAACTGCAAAGGACTTTAGGTGTGATTAAACATAAGAGATGTCAGAAAAGCTAAAAAAGGCAGATCATGTTGAACTGAGAAGTCTTCAGTTTTCTGTTAACATCTGTTTGCAAACATGAAGTGGTTTAGTAAATGCCAATCCAATGAAATCATTATgttgacaagaaaagaaaaaaggcactTGTCTAAATTCATTAATGACTTCTTAAACTTAGGGAAGACTGTTAAAAGACCATCTTACCTGGCAGTGAAACACATATTCTGGGGTagtttttttgtatttcatattCCATACAAGGGCCACACCATCAGGCTCATGAGGAGCATCTTCATTGTTATTATAGGAAGCTACGAGTAGCTCTGGATACTGCTCacaagaatcaagtgggggaaaaaatgctATGCATGAACCATTTCATATTCTTAGTTACTCAACTgtttttatcaaaattattttgaaaatacaaataccTAACATTTCCTCAGGAAAAGTATATTGAGAGTTGCAATTACTGGAATGTTAGTACAACTCTAAATAAAAActatcattatttaaaatgttttaatattaaaacattttatgaaaacaCGTTGCAATTTTAACCAAAAGATTTGGTGAACAACTGACGTTAGTAAACCTGGGTTGTGACATAAATTCAatcttgaattttaaattaaataatgtttcCAATCCTTTCTTCCAAAGTATACAAGATAAAATGAATACAGTAACATTAGAACCATCATCCATTATTACTTTAAATGATATATACTGATTTAATATACAAGGTTTCCATAATTCAAAGTgcctataaataattttaattaaaaagcgAATAACCAATTTTGTTACAACTTACCTGAGATGACCAATCCAAGCAACTAACAACACGATGCTTTGACCAACGTTCATCAAAAAATTGTCGATTTAGTgacagtttagcacctgcttgaATCTCTCTATAGAATAAGACCAAATCCAAAAAAAGATGATGTTATAACTTCTCTTGATCTGAAAGTAATCTAAGTAATTTTAAAGTAACATTGCTGAAGCCATAATTTTAGCAATTAAACATTACCCCTCTTTGTCTTCCAAATCTCTTCCACTGTAGTCAAAGAAGATGTTAATCTGTTCAGAAAGTGCTCTTTCTACAATTCTTGTAGAATGgtcaaagaaacttaaaaattccTCCGAGTGTAAGAtttgttgcttttcttcttcagtcAGTTCATGAGGGGGAGCTGGAAAACAAATGTTTTCCTGAAGTCTAATTTATGTCGATCAAATCATGTCAACTCACTATCACAGTTTGGATCAATGAatgccacatattttttttcaatcagatTCACCTCTTTGGTTTGGAGTATTTTATTCTACCTTAacacaaaaatagtaattttttttttataaaccttaaatttttttttaaagttaaattcttTCAGATACCTTTActatcattttcttcatctttctttaaagttttttcttcttcaggttCAATGGGTGGTTTAGGAGTCACTAcatcatcttcttcctcttcatctgaaaaaaacagaataacacaaaaattatttttatgaaaccaATGAACTTTTGAGCAACAGTTCAGAAGGTATCACAACTAACTTTACATAAATGCAGAAGTAAACCACTGTAAGACAGAACAAGTAAAAATAGTATGAATTTCATCaatgcaattttaaaagaaagtggaaCTTCTTGGGGTTTATAGATACCTATGTGGTACCTCTAATAGTcattccaaattttgtaactACATAAACTGAAATAAGATATATTAGCAATTAGGATAAATTCTTCATG encodes:
- the DYNC1I2 gene encoding cytoplasmic dynein 1 intermediate chain 2 isoform X7, which translates into the protein MSDKSELKAELERKKQRLAQIREEKKRKEEERKKKETDQKKEAVAPVQEESDLEKKRREAEALLQSMGLTPESPIAEQPLRVVTADTCLFHYLVPPPMSPSSKSVSTPSEAGSQDSGDGAVGSRRGPIKLGMAKITQVDFPPREIVTYTKETQTPVMAQPKEDEEEEDDVVTPKPPIEPEEEKTLKKDEENDSKAPPHELTEEEKQQILHSEEFLSFFDHSTRIVERALSEQINIFFDYSGRDLEDKEGEIQAGAKLSLNRQFFDERWSKHRVVSCLDWSSQYPELLVASYNNNEDAPHEPDGVALVWNMKYKKTTPEYVFHCQSAVMSATFAKFHPNLVVGGTYSGQIVLWDNRSNKRTPVQRTPLSAAAHTHPVYCVNVVGTQNAHNLISISTDGKICSWSLDMLSHPQDSMELVHKQSKAVAVTSMSFPVGDVNNFVVGSEEGSVYTACRHGSKAGISEMFEGHQGPITGIHCHAAVGAVDFSHLFVTSSFDWTVKLWTTKNNKPLYSFEDNSDYVYDVMWSPTHPALFACVDGMGRLDLWNLNNDTEVPTASISVEGNPALNRVRWTHSGREIAVGDSEGQIVIYDVGEQIAVPRNDEWARFGRTLAEINANRADAEEEAATRIPA
- the DYNC1I2 gene encoding cytoplasmic dynein 1 intermediate chain 2 isoform X3; this translates as MSDKSELKAELERKKQRLAQIREEKKRKEEERKKKETDQKKEAVAPVQEESDLEKKRREAEALLQSMGLTPESPIVFSEYWVPPPMSPSSKSVSTPSEAGSQDSGDGAVGSRTLHWDTDPSVLQLHSDSDLGRGPIKLGMAKITQVDFPPREIVTYTKETQTPVMAQPKEDEEEEDDVVTPKPPIEPEEEKTLKKDEENDSKAPPHELTEEEKQQILHSEEFLSFFDHSTRIVERALSEQINIFFDYSGRDLEDKEGEIQAGAKLSLNRQFFDERWSKHRVVSCLDWSSQYPELLVASYNNNEDAPHEPDGVALVWNMKYKKTTPEYVFHCQSAVMSATFAKFHPNLVVGGTYSGQIVLWDNRSNKRTPVQRTPLSAAAHTHPVYCVNVVGTQNAHNLISISTDGKICSWSLDMLSHPQDSMELVHKQSKAVAVTSMSFPVGDVNNFVVGSEEGSVYTACRHGSKAGISEMFEGHQGPITGIHCHAAVGAVDFSHLFVTSSFDWTVKLWTTKNNKPLYSFEDNSDYVYDVMWSPTHPALFACVDGMGRLDLWNLNNDTEVPTASISVEGNPALNRVRWTHSGREIAVGDSEGQIVIYDVGEQIAVPRNDEWARFGRTLAEINANRADAEEEAATRIPA
- the DYNC1I2 gene encoding cytoplasmic dynein 1 intermediate chain 2 isoform X2; translation: MSDKSELKAELERKKQRLAQIREEKKRKEEERKKKETDQKKEAVAPVQEESDLEKKRREAEALLQSMGLTPESPIAEQPLRVVTADTCLFHYLVPPPMSPSSKSVSTPSEAGSQDSGDGAVGSRTLHWDTDPSVLQLHSDSDLGRGPIKLGMAKITQVDFPPREIVTYTKETQTPVMAQPKEDEEEEDDVVTPKPPIEPEEEKTLKKDEENDSKAPPHELTEEEKQQILHSEEFLSFFDHSTRIVERALSEQINIFFDYSGRDLEDKEGEIQAGAKLSLNRQFFDERWSKHRVVSCLDWSSQYPELLVASYNNNEDAPHEPDGVALVWNMKYKKTTPEYVFHCQSAVMSATFAKFHPNLVVGGTYSGQIVLWDNRSNKRTPVQRTPLSAAAHTHPVYCVNVVGTQNAHNLISISTDGKICSWSLDMLSHPQDSMELVHKQSKAVAVTSMSFPVGDVNNFVVGSEEGSVYTACRHGSKAGISEMFEGHQGPITGIHCHAAVGAVDFSHLFVTSSFDWTVKLWTTKNNKPLYSFEDNSDYVYDVMWSPTHPALFACVDGMGRLDLWNLNNDTEVPTASISVEGNPALNRVRWTHSGREIAVGDSEGQIVIYDVGEIAVPRNDEWARFGRTLAEINANRADAEEEAATRIPA
- the DYNC1I2 gene encoding cytoplasmic dynein 1 intermediate chain 2 isoform X10: MSDKSELKAELERKKQRLAQIREEKKRKEEERKKKETDQKKEAVAPVQEESDLEKKRREAEALLQSMGLTPESPIVPPPMSPSSKSVSTPSEAGSQDSGDGAVGSRRGPIKLGMAKITQVDFPPREIVTYTKETQTPVMAQPKEDEEEEDDVVTPKPPIEPEEEKTLKKDEENDSKAPPHELTEEEKQQILHSEEFLSFFDHSTRIVERALSEQINIFFDYSGRDLEDKEGEIQAGAKLSLNRQFFDERWSKHRVVSCLDWSSQYPELLVASYNNNEDAPHEPDGVALVWNMKYKKTTPEYVFHCQSAVMSATFAKFHPNLVVGGTYSGQIVLWDNRSNKRTPVQRTPLSAAAHTHPVYCVNVVGTQNAHNLISISTDGKICSWSLDMLSHPQDSMELVHKQSKAVAVTSMSFPVGDVNNFVVGSEEGSVYTACRHGSKAGISEMFEGHQGPITGIHCHAAVGAVDFSHLFVTSSFDWTVKLWTTKNNKPLYSFEDNSDYVYDVMWSPTHPALFACVDGMGRLDLWNLNNDTEVPTASISVEGNPALNRVRWTHSGREIAVGDSEGQIVIYDVGEIAVPRNDEWARFGRTLAEINANRADAEEEAATRIPA
- the DYNC1I2 gene encoding cytoplasmic dynein 1 intermediate chain 2 isoform X4, whose translation is MSDKSELKAELERKKQRLAQIREEKKRKEEERKKKETDQKKEAVAPVQEESDLEKKRREAEALLQSMGLTPESPIVFSEYWVPPPMSPSSKSVSTPSEAGSQDSGDGAVGSRTLHWDTDPSVLQLHSDSDLGRGPIKLGMAKITQVDFPPREIVTYTKETQTPVMAQPKEDEEEEDDVVTPKPPIEPEEEKTLKKDEENDSKAPPHELTEEEKQQILHSEEFLSFFDHSTRIVERALSEQINIFFDYSGRDLEDKEGEIQAGAKLSLNRQFFDERWSKHRVVSCLDWSSQYPELLVASYNNNEDAPHEPDGVALVWNMKYKKTTPEYVFHCQSAVMSATFAKFHPNLVVGGTYSGQIVLWDNRSNKRTPVQRTPLSAAAHTHPVYCVNVVGTQNAHNLISISTDGKICSWSLDMLSHPQDSMELVHKQSKAVAVTSMSFPVGDVNNFVVGSEEGSVYTACRHGSKAGISEMFEGHQGPITGIHCHAAVGAVDFSHLFVTSSFDWTVKLWTTKNNKPLYSFEDNSDYVYDVMWSPTHPALFACVDGMGRLDLWNLNNDTEVPTASISVEGNPALNRVRWTHSGREIAVGDSEGQIVIYDVGEIAVPRNDEWARFGRTLAEINANRADAEEEAATRIPA
- the DYNC1I2 gene encoding cytoplasmic dynein 1 intermediate chain 2 isoform X11, translated to MSDKSELKAELERKKQRLAQIREEKKRKEEERKKKETDQKKEAVAPVQEESDLEKKRREAEALLQSMGLTPESPIAEQPLRVVTADTCLFHYLVPPPMSPSSKSVSTPSEAGSQDSGDGAVGSRRGPIKLGMAKITQVDFPPREIVTYTKETQTPVMAQPKEDEEEEDDVVTPKPPIEPEEEKTLKKDEENDSKAPPHELTEEEKQQILHSEEFLSFFDHSTRIVERALSEQINIFFDYSGRDLEDKEGEIQAGAKLSLNRQFFDERWSKHRVVSCLDWSSQYPELLVASYNNNEDAPHEPDGVALVWNMKYKKTTPEYVFHCQSAVMSATFAKFHPNLVVGGTYSGQIVLWDNRSNKRTPVQRTPLSAAAHTHPVYCVNVVGTQNAHNLISISTDGKICSWSLDMLSHPQDSMELVHKQSKAVAVTSMSFPVGDVNNFVVGSEEGSVYTACRHGSKAGISEMFEGHQGPITGIHCHAAVGAVDFSHLFVTSSFDWTVKLWTTKNNKPLYSFEDNSDYVYDVMWSPTHPALFACVDGMGRLDLWNLNNDTEVPTASISVEGNPALNRVRWTHSGREIAVGDSEGQIVIYDVGEIAVPRNDEWARFGRTLAEINANRADAEEEAATRIPA
- the DYNC1I2 gene encoding cytoplasmic dynein 1 intermediate chain 2 isoform X9, with translation MSDKSELKAELERKKQRLAQIREEKKRKEEERKKKETDQKKEAVAPVQEESDLEKKRREAEALLQSMGLTPESPIVPPPMSPSSKSVSTPSEAGSQDSGDGAVGSRRGPIKLGMAKITQVDFPPREIVTYTKETQTPVMAQPKEDEEEEDDVVTPKPPIEPEEEKTLKKDEENDSKAPPHELTEEEKQQILHSEEFLSFFDHSTRIVERALSEQINIFFDYSGRDLEDKEGEIQAGAKLSLNRQFFDERWSKHRVVSCLDWSSQYPELLVASYNNNEDAPHEPDGVALVWNMKYKKTTPEYVFHCQSAVMSATFAKFHPNLVVGGTYSGQIVLWDNRSNKRTPVQRTPLSAAAHTHPVYCVNVVGTQNAHNLISISTDGKICSWSLDMLSHPQDSMELVHKQSKAVAVTSMSFPVGDVNNFVVGSEEGSVYTACRHGSKAGISEMFEGHQGPITGIHCHAAVGAVDFSHLFVTSSFDWTVKLWTTKNNKPLYSFEDNSDYVYDVMWSPTHPALFACVDGMGRLDLWNLNNDTEVPTASISVEGNPALNRVRWTHSGREIAVGDSEGQIVIYDVGEQIAVPRNDEWARFGRTLAEINANRADAEEEAATRIPA
- the DYNC1I2 gene encoding cytoplasmic dynein 1 intermediate chain 2 isoform X1, encoding MSDKSELKAELERKKQRLAQIREEKKRKEEERKKKETDQKKEAVAPVQEESDLEKKRREAEALLQSMGLTPESPIAEQPLRVVTADTCLFHYLVPPPMSPSSKSVSTPSEAGSQDSGDGAVGSRTLHWDTDPSVLQLHSDSDLGRGPIKLGMAKITQVDFPPREIVTYTKETQTPVMAQPKEDEEEEDDVVTPKPPIEPEEEKTLKKDEENDSKAPPHELTEEEKQQILHSEEFLSFFDHSTRIVERALSEQINIFFDYSGRDLEDKEGEIQAGAKLSLNRQFFDERWSKHRVVSCLDWSSQYPELLVASYNNNEDAPHEPDGVALVWNMKYKKTTPEYVFHCQSAVMSATFAKFHPNLVVGGTYSGQIVLWDNRSNKRTPVQRTPLSAAAHTHPVYCVNVVGTQNAHNLISISTDGKICSWSLDMLSHPQDSMELVHKQSKAVAVTSMSFPVGDVNNFVVGSEEGSVYTACRHGSKAGISEMFEGHQGPITGIHCHAAVGAVDFSHLFVTSSFDWTVKLWTTKNNKPLYSFEDNSDYVYDVMWSPTHPALFACVDGMGRLDLWNLNNDTEVPTASISVEGNPALNRVRWTHSGREIAVGDSEGQIVIYDVGEQIAVPRNDEWARFGRTLAEINANRADAEEEAATRIPA
- the DYNC1I2 gene encoding cytoplasmic dynein 1 intermediate chain 2 isoform X8, whose protein sequence is MSDKSELKAELERKKQRLAQIREEKKRKEEERKKKETDQKKEAVAPVQEESDLEKKRREAEALLQSMGLTPESPIVFSEYWVPPPMSPSSKSVSTPSEAGSQDSGDGAVGSRRGPIKLGMAKITQVDFPPREIVTYTKETQTPVMAQPKEDEEEEDDVVTPKPPIEPEEEKTLKKDEENDSKAPPHELTEEEKQQILHSEEFLSFFDHSTRIVERALSEQINIFFDYSGRDLEDKEGEIQAGAKLSLNRQFFDERWSKHRVVSCLDWSSQYPELLVASYNNNEDAPHEPDGVALVWNMKYKKTTPEYVFHCQSAVMSATFAKFHPNLVVGGTYSGQIVLWDNRSNKRTPVQRTPLSAAAHTHPVYCVNVVGTQNAHNLISISTDGKICSWSLDMLSHPQDSMELVHKQSKAVAVTSMSFPVGDVNNFVVGSEEGSVYTACRHGSKAGISEMFEGHQGPITGIHCHAAVGAVDFSHLFVTSSFDWTVKLWTTKNNKPLYSFEDNSDYVYDVMWSPTHPALFACVDGMGRLDLWNLNNDTEVPTASISVEGNPALNRVRWTHSGREIAVGDSEGQIVIYDVGEQIAVPRNDEWARFGRTLAEINANRADAEEEAATRIPA
- the DYNC1I2 gene encoding cytoplasmic dynein 1 intermediate chain 2 isoform X6 gives rise to the protein MSDKSELKAELERKKQRLAQIREEKKRKEEERKKKETDQKKEAVAPVQEESDLEKKRREAEALLQSMGLTPESPIVPPPMSPSSKSVSTPSEAGSQDSGDGAVGSRTLHWDTDPSVLQLHSDSDLGRGPIKLGMAKITQVDFPPREIVTYTKETQTPVMAQPKEDEEEEDDVVTPKPPIEPEEEKTLKKDEENDSKAPPHELTEEEKQQILHSEEFLSFFDHSTRIVERALSEQINIFFDYSGRDLEDKEGEIQAGAKLSLNRQFFDERWSKHRVVSCLDWSSQYPELLVASYNNNEDAPHEPDGVALVWNMKYKKTTPEYVFHCQSAVMSATFAKFHPNLVVGGTYSGQIVLWDNRSNKRTPVQRTPLSAAAHTHPVYCVNVVGTQNAHNLISISTDGKICSWSLDMLSHPQDSMELVHKQSKAVAVTSMSFPVGDVNNFVVGSEEGSVYTACRHGSKAGISEMFEGHQGPITGIHCHAAVGAVDFSHLFVTSSFDWTVKLWTTKNNKPLYSFEDNSDYVYDVMWSPTHPALFACVDGMGRLDLWNLNNDTEVPTASISVEGNPALNRVRWTHSGREIAVGDSEGQIVIYDVGEIAVPRNDEWARFGRTLAEINANRADAEEEAATRIPA